TAAAGATTGGGGAGGCGTGGACAGCTGCTACTTTGAACTTTGTTTCCGAGGGCGCCATTTTGGATGCTGGTTTTCTTGAATGCAGTGAAGAGAAATAGGGGGTTGGATACGGTAATGTGGACGTCTTGTGTCAAAAGTAAATATATGACGAACTTTGTTTATGAACTATACGCTCACGCTCACTCAGTAAGAGCGTGGGCTGGTAAAAAGAACAAGGCCCAAAAGATAACAGCAGCGGGGTAAAAACCTGGAGAAAGCGGGGGAATCTTTTGTGAGGAGAAAAATCATGGGGATGCTTGCTTGTTCATATCTAGACTAGATCGACCAATGCCGGCCGTCTTGGGGATATGTATATATGTAAGTAGTAAGCCGTGACACGATAGCTCTGTTTCTTCTGGTGATTGAGTGGTGTAGATCGGACTCTGACTGCATAACCTGTATAAGACTGAGATAAGAGcagcaagaaaaagaaaagaactACCTGCTATGAATGCTAAATTACCGTGCTCTTGATCACCGCTAGTGTTGAGAGTATCTGATCTACCAGAACCCCATTGCTAATTCATCGATAAAAGACCACCGGTCCCCAAAAAGAGACGGCGTCCACTCATCCATCGTCTCGTCTTTATCACATTAATCCAACACTTCATCTCTCTTGGCTCATCCACTCATCCAACAACCAAGTTTCTCTACCTACACACCCACCCCATAATCAcatctccccttcccatgtCACATCCCCGAAACCCTCATAGCACCATACCCAACcgtcaccacaaccaccaacgTCAAAACACTACTCGGCACCCCCCTGCTGATAAAATGCTTCACCTGCAAATACCTCTGCCCCGCCGGATCCTCCTTCATAATAGCAGCTATCAAACAAGTCAGCCTCCGTCCCATTCATCATCAGgattaaaaaaataaaatgaaaagtaaaaaaactTACTCATATTCGGAAACCCACTCGTCGGCAACCCCATCGCAGCACTGCACATCAGCACCcccgtcatcaccaacaagttCGGATGTggctcctccagccccttgCCAACGTTGTACACCAGCGGCAAAATAATCAACGCCGCCACCGTGTGACTGATAAAAGTCGCAATCACCAAAATCAAAGTCGAAAACACGACCAAAATCCCATACAGCGAAAAGTCCTCAACCTGAGCCGTGATCTCCCTCGTGACGGTGTGCAACAAGCCGGAAGAGTTCACCGCCTTGCCCAACGACaaccccccagcagcaagaatGATAATGGTCCAGGGAAAGTTGTTAAAGTCTTCTTTCGTGAGGATACCAACGCCAAAGAAGAGCACAatggggatgatggcgatgacgcCCATGTCGCCAAAGACATTCTCCAAAGTGTGAGATGCGCACCAGAGGCCGATCGTGGCGACGGTGACGATTGTCACAAACCACTGGATACCCGTGAAAGGGTCCTTGATGGGGCGGGTGGGCACAATGGTGGTGCCACGCCCGGGTTTGAACgtcaccagcagcaagatcCAGATCAGAACCAGCGAGATGATCCCGACAGGAATGACAATAAAAAACCACTGCCCCCACGTCGGCGCCGGCTCCATGATACCGATGGCCACCACGTTCTGCGGCGAGGCAATGGGCGAGAGCATCCCACCGATGTTCGAAGCCAGCGCGATGCCAATGATAACAGCCTTGGACATGTCCGATCCCGAGGGCAGGTTCCGGAGCATGGGCTCAATGATGCCGAAGCACAGAACCGGCGCGGCAACATTGCTGATCAACATCGACGCCACAGCCGCAACAGCCATGTTGGCAATGAGCACAGTCTTCGGTTTGGTCCCCGCCTTGCTCAGCACGAACGTGGCAATCCGCTTATCAATATAACACTTCGACAACGCAGCCGCCAGCGTGAACCCACCAAGCAACAACATGATTACCGGCGTCCACATGGCCGCAAACACGGCAGCCGTGGCGTCCTTGGCACCCAACCGCTTGTGAGGCTCGTCCTTGTCCAAGAAAACCTGCAACACCACGCACAAGAACGGAATCGTCAACGACGTCACAAACAGCGGGATCGCCTCCGTCGCCCAGAGCAAGCTGACAAACACCAGAATAGCCAGACAGTTCTGCTGCTCCGGCTTCTCCATGATCGGAACCAGCAGCATGGCCACAaagatggcaaagatgaCGACAAGCGCAAACATGGTGGAGCTGACGAGCCAGGTCGGCAGGTTGAAGCGCCCAAGAGGGGTGCTTATCGCCTTGGTCGGTGACACCAAGTCGTCATCGCCCTGCAGCCGAGCAGCCTGGGGGTCCGCATCCCGGCCGAGCAGCGTGTGGCCCAGGCTGGCGGCTTCAGCTCGCCTTTCCAGGCCGATCAGCTCCCTCCAGACCGTGTTGCGCTCCCAGACGACGTGCTCGCGCAGGTGTGACCGGAGATCCTTAGTGGCGGCGGCTTCGTCGCCGTCCGTAACGATCTCGGCGTAGGCCTGGACAATGCGCTGGATATGCTCCTCCAAAGACTTGGTCGTCTCTGGCTTGAAGGGGTAGGCAGAGTCGACAAAGCTGCTCATGTACTTTGACCGGAGCCGGCGGTCGCAAATCTTGTCAAACTTTTTGAGAATCTTGTTGAAGCCGGTCCTGTTGAGCTGGCTGTAGGATTTGAGCTCGCAGAGGCGGACGTAGACGTCGATGATTTTCTTCTTGAGCATGATGCCGCTGGAAAAGAGAGCGGCCTGCTCGGCGTAGTCATCGTACGTGACGCTCAGCCTTCTGAGCGACCTGGTGAGCTCGGTGGAAGCGGTcatgtcggtggtggaggccaACATGGCATTGGGGATCGTCCTGCGTCTCCCAAagcttccccttctcctcttggTGAGCCCAGTCGCCTCGCCGTccccatcgtcgtcgtcactATCTTCTTGCCCATCATCTTCAGTTGAGTGACGGCTCCTGGCGCTCTGGCTGCGGTAGCGCAGCTGTGGTCGCTCGCTGGACCGGGTGGCGGGTCGTGTGTGCTCGTCGGCTCCCTCCTCGAATGCGGCCACCTCTTTCAAGAGGGCGTCGACCTCGTCTatcagctccttctccttgatgacGTAGAAAGATGTGATCTTTTCCAGCTCGACATCGAGGGCGCGGGTGAAGATGGTTTCGGGGTCGTCATGTTGGATCAGGGGTCGCGACTCGCCGTCGCCCCCGGACGCGAGGTGGATCGACTTTTCGAGCGAGTATATTAGTTTCTTGAGGGTGCTGTAGGCGATGTAGTGGTTGCTCCAGTCCGGAACAGCATTGAACTGGATGCTGTGGGAGAACTTCATCTCGTCGTTGTGTTCGAGCCAACGGCGCTTCTCGGCCCGCCTGACGTTGTACCTGCGCTGCCGGTCGCGTGTTTTCTCGTTGTATTCCCGTTCCCGCTCCCGTTGTTTGTCGCCGGCCTTGTACTCGGCTAGTTCGTACTCTTCTCCAACGGTACTGCTACtgctgctccctcctctgaCAAGAAGGTCCGAGGTTTTGTGTGGTCGACGGGCTTCTTGTGGTGCGTAAAGAGAGGAGGGGACCTCCTGAAAGGCGGATGGGGGTGTAATTTTCAAAGATGTTGCCTTGACGGCATGCTGtgcaaaacaaaagaaggGGAGTTTTCTACAGCAAGGAAACGGGAACTGGGCGCAGAGATAAACCCATTGTGTCGGGTGGATGCAGCCATCGCCGTCATTCCGAGGACCCCCAGTGGTCCAGCGCTCAGGGCTGTCCCCACCAACCCGCGGCGCGGTCCACCAGCCTGTTGGTCTAGAATCTTGGAACGGTTTCTGGCACTATCAGACGAGGAGGATACAGAGGGTGTGTAATTTACTGTGTTTTTTCTGTCTAGAAATCGCACATTAGAAGTGTAGATTTAAAACAAGAGAGATGTTCTcgatatatattttttttttttggaattGGAGAACTTCTCCTACAAGACCCCTATGACTTGCTGGAACATGTTCACCTCTTCTCCATGTTGCAATGACGACGTTTTTTGTACAGCTCCAGACGAACAGGCATTATGTGCTTCTGCAAGCCGTTTGTGTAACCAAGAACAGAACTTGTGCATTTTTTGGGCAAAGCTACACCCGGCAGCATGAGAGGAACTCAGTCAACCGAGAGAGATGGAAGAGAGGCTGATGCTTTCTCGCCACATTCTGGCTCAAGGTTTGCTCTCTTCAGGCGTTTGAAACCTTCGTTGCCAACACTGACCGGAAAGTGTGGCTGCCACAGTGTGGGAGAACCTTGACGGCTCACCCCAGTTCTCAGGGTTGTCAGTCGCAATGTTGAAGCACAAACCTCCCCATGATTCAAGTTCAGAGACACTTTCTATCTTCACTATGATACCCTTTGAATTGAGTACGCTCTGTTATACAGAATACCGCCTGTAACCTTGGCCCAGAAAATCAAAATACCCGCCAAGCGTCTGTTACGTACTTTTTAGTGAGCATCACGAATGGTGACAGTCTCATCTCAGCTCTGGTACGCTGTGACTAATAAGATATCATTTGTATTTACCCCTTTTCactgcctctcctcccctcaatAGCCCTATTGCTTGCCTGCTGCGAGGTGAAGTGTCATAAAAGTACGGAGTATTTAGTCCTGTCCAAGATACGTcatcaaccctaacccttatCACGCCCGCGCAATCACCTGCTGTCGCGCGAGCTATGCCTGACCTCCAACATTGCGCGTCATTCGCAGCTCTGGAGGTGTCTATTTTCTGTCTCTTCTACCGTGTTATAGCCTCCTCCGTCGCAGCTCCATGGCCCTCAAGTCTCCGCATTGATCCATCAGATTGTTGGGGGAAGCTGTTCTGTTCCTCTGGATATCGATGCTGTACatcccctctccaccgccgcgCCAGCTCAACACAGCGAGGAAGCTGGGTATCAATCTCCGCCCGGGACAGCTTACACCGCAACCGCAAACCTATTACCACATCTCGCGCCCGGCGCGGCGcgcaaacacacacacaataaTAATAGCCGTCCGCCACGATGCTGTCCGCATTCACGGCTCGGCCCATCATCGAGCTCAAGCAGCGGGACAAGTCCAAGATTGAGTCCATCTTGGCTTATGGTACACAGCTTCCTTACCACTGATCTACGGGCATCTACTAATTCATATATTGACAGGCGACCGCGTGCTCGTCGGCCTCAACACTGGCTCCCTTCGAATCTACCGAGTAAACgacatcccaccaccatccgatcccccaaaccaccccccctcccaagcctccaccagccaaccctcccacgatgaaccccccaccaccaccaccaccaccaccaccccaaaaccaaccgacctcctccgcgagGTAGAAAAGTTCTCCCCCCGCGCCATCGAGCAGctggccatcatcaaagGAGCCAACACGCTAGTCTCCCTCTCAAACTACACCGTCTCCCTCCACGACCTCCaaaccttctcccccatcgaagcccccctctccaaaacaaaaaacgcCTCCACCTTCGCCGTAACAAGCAACGTAGTCCAGGACCCGTCAACAGGCGTCCCAGAGATCATCTCCAGGCTTGCCGTGGCTGTAAAACGCCGGTTGTTGCTCTGGTCATGGCAGGAGAGCGAGCTATCCCCCGATGTCACCGAGATACTACTCTCGGAATCAATCCGGTCACTAACCTGGGCAAACGCCACCAAGATCGTCTGCGGCATGAACGGCGGGTTTGTCATTGTAGACGTGGAGACGGGAAGTATAGAGGATATCGTCGGGCCAGGGGCGATCGGGAcgacgggaggggggggtgggacgGGACGTTTCGGGTCGGTGAGCGCTACTGGGATGTCGTATATGGGATTGGGGAGTTACATCCCTAAGCCACTGTCTACCAAGCTCGCGGAGGGCGGGTTGTTGCTCGCAAAGGACATCAACACTTTATTCATTGACGATTCCGGGAGGGCGCTGGAGAAGCATCAGATCCCGTGGCAGTCTGCGCCCGAGTCGATCGGGTACAGCTATCCATACATTCTGGCTCTGCAGCCGCCGGTGAAGGGGACGCTGGAGGTGCGCAACCCTGACACGCTGAGTCTACTGCAGACGATCAGTCTCCCTGGTGCGGCGGCTCTGCACTTCCCCCCACCGACGGTTAGTGTCCAGCACACGGGCAAGGGATTCCACGTCCTGAGCGATAGGGCAGTGTGGAAAATGGAAGCGACGGATTACGACTCGCAGATTGACGAGCTGGTCAAGAACGGGAGGCTGGACGAAGCGATCAGTGTGCTCGGCATGCTGGAGGACGCCTTGTTGAAGAATAAGACTGAGACTATGAGGGAGGTCAAGATGCTAAAGGCGGAGGTGCTGTTTAAGCAAAAGAAATACAGGGAGTCGATGGACCTGTTCAGTGAAGACGAGGTGGATGCCCCGCCGGAAAGAGTCTTGAAGTTGTTTCCCAGGATTATTGCGGGGGATTTGTCGGgcgtggaggagcaggaggagcaggaggagcaggaggaggaggaggaggaggaggaggaggaggagaagaagaagaagaagaaggatgattCTGATCATGAGGGGAGTACAGTTGGGAAGCACTCGGAGCCGGAGGTTGTcgcctctcctcccaaggctggcggagggggaggaggggggtttgcaAAGTATCTGATGGGACATCGGAAGCAACAGCTTAATCCTGAGACTGCTTCTGTCGCCTCTTCGCGGCGGACAACACAGGATGATGACGCGGCTAGTGTTAGGGGGCGATCAAGCGAGGACCATCACGcacaggaggagaaggaaaaggattTGAAGAATGCGGTTCTGGAACTGAATTCTTATCTTGCTGGTGCCAGGGCGAGGTTGCAGAGGGTGATTGATCCTGCTACGGGGAAACTG
This window of the Podospora pseudoanserina strain CBS 124.78 chromosome 3, whole genome shotgun sequence genome carries:
- the PHO91 gene encoding low-affinity phosphate transporter (COG:P; EggNog:ENOG503NVM5) — its product is MFQQVIGCQKPFQDSRPTGWWTAPRVGGDSPERWTTGGPRNDGDGCIHPTQWVYLCAQFPFPCCRKLPFFCFAQHAVKATSLKITPPSAFQEVPSSLYAPQEARRPHKTSDLLVRGGSSSSSTVGEEYELAEYKAGDKQREREREYNEKTRDRQRRYNVRRAEKRRWLEHNDEMKFSHSIQFNAVPDWSNHYIAYSTLKKLIYSLEKSIHLASGGDGESRPLIQHDDPETIFTRALDVELEKITSFYVIKEKELIDEVDALLKEVAAFEEGADEHTRPATRSSERPQLRYRSQSARSRHSTEDDGQEDSDDDDGDGEATGLTKRRRGSFGRRRTIPNAMLASTTDMTASTELTRSLRRLSVTYDDYAEQAALFSSGIMLKKKIIDVYVRLCELKSYSQLNRTGFNKILKKFDKICDRRLRSKYMSSFVDSAYPFKPETTKSLEEHIQRIVQAYAEIVTDGDEAAATKDLRSHLREHVVWERNTVWRELIGLERRAEAASLGHTLLGRDADPQAARLQGDDDLVSPTKAISTPLGRFNLPTWLVSSTMFALVVIFAIFVAMLLVPIMEKPEQQNCLAILVFVSLLWATEAIPLFVTSLTIPFLCVVLQVFLDKDEPHKRLGAKDATAAVFAAMWTPVIMLLLGGFTLAAALSKCYIDKRIATFVLSKAGTKPKTVLIANMAVAAVASMLISNVAAPVLCFGIIEPMLRNLPSGSDMSKAVIIGIALASNIGGMLSPIASPQNVVAIGIMEPAPTWGQWFFIVIPVGIISLVLIWILLLVTFKPGRGTTIVPTRPIKDPFTGIQWFVTIVTVATIGLWCASHTLENVFGDMGVIAIIPIVLFFGVGILTKEDFNNFPWTIIILAAGGLSLGKAVNSSGLLHTVTREITAQVEDFSLYGILVVFSTLILVIATFISHTVAALIILPLVYNVGKGLEEPHPNLLVMTGVLMCSAAMGLPTSGFPNMTAIMKEDPAGQRYLQVKHFISRGVPSSVLTLVVVVTVGYGAMRVSGM
- the VAM6 gene encoding Vacuolar morphogenesis protein 6 (COG:U; BUSCO:EOG09260OCI; EggNog:ENOG503NY6X), which gives rise to MLSAFTARPIIELKQRDKSKIESILAYGDRVLVGLNTGSLRIYRVNDIPPPSDPPNHPPSQASTSQPSHDEPPTTTTTTTTPKPTDLLREVEKFSPRAIEQLAIIKGANTLVSLSNYTVSLHDLQTFSPIEAPLSKTKNASTFAVTSNVVQDPSTGVPEIISRLAVAVKRRLLLWSWQESELSPDVTEILLSESIRSLTWANATKIVCGMNGGFVIVDVETGSIEDIVGPGAIGTTGGGGGTGRFGSVSATGMSYMGLGSYIPKPLSTKLAEGGLLLAKDINTLFIDDSGRALEKHQIPWQSAPESIGYSYPYILALQPPVKGTLEVRNPDTLSLLQTISLPGAAALHFPPPTVSVQHTGKGFHVLSDRAVWKMEATDYDSQIDELVKNGRLDEAISVLGMLEDALLKNKTETMREVKMLKAEVLFKQKKYRESMDLFSEDEVDAPPERVLKLFPRIIAGDLSGVEEQEEQEEQEEEEEEEEEEEKKKKKKDDSDHEGSTVGKHSEPEVVASPPKAGGGGGGGFAKYLMGHRKQQLNPETASVASSRRTTQDDDAASVRGRSSEDHHAQEEKEKDLKNAVLELNSYLAGARARLQRVIDPATGKLKPGRARSEMLSASQTAAQEDLTLSSRQVDESELQLAAELQHTFKIVDTTLFRAFMYSRPQLASSLFRIPNFCDPDVVNERLVEHNRFNELVDFFYGKKLHREALNLLRKFGSCPEPDEAAPGLHGPQRTVGYLQGLPPEMIDVILEFSEWTLRKDPGLGMEVFLADTENAETLPRERVVEFLRGVDVALETRYLEHVVGELGDGTPEFHNRLVELFVVQLKEGKKKDGEWEGLMGRLVRFLRESRQYSLGRALSWIPKEDPSFYEAHAVVLSNMGQHRQALVIYVFKMKDYAKAEEYCNHIHKTQDLPPSSSPDQNDTDNTDQPSIYHTLLSLYLRPPRPHEPNLGPALDLLSKHGSRLPATSTLSLVPDDLPVAQLESYFRGRMRSANSMVNETRVVAGLRRTSHLAAQALLYLGDGIPGGQAGRNRRVVVGEERMCGGCHKRLGRSVVAVLPDNRVANESGECQVGGWGGVEELGEGLNCIFIREGSCRKLSGEGRGGHTIIQPSVRSKTCDYYSVDMCGCLFLFMLNPPRRPPLRSSPPLSCPPQLFQRGRCLLPFFG